The DNA region AACTTAATCAGAGACAGTGGTGGGAGTATAGGGTATTCTGacattatttcttcagaaataaaaaagttcatTATATATCTAAATGGATGGGTACAGAACAATATATTAAGGGTAATATATTCCCATAtgataaatacaattaaaatatgataaattcAAGTTATATAGACAAACTGTTGCTTTTTCCAAGATACCGTAGTAAAACATGCTGGCATACAGACTACACATTCCATCATGCAAAGAAAACCATAATCAGTATTGATATATACCTCTATGCCTTGAGTTTTTTATGCATGCATGGGTTTGCCAGGCTATGCATATGTGTTAATTTGTACATTATTGTAAAGACCATATGGTTTGCCTcaaatgaaaatagttttaatttcttttcttattattaaaaaatagtacCTGCCTACTAtaataaaagtgaaacagaagagaataaaataataatacagaagtattataaagaaaatacttgagtaaaaaaaaataataaaaataaaatacagaagagaataaaaatgagcataaaaaaatctcttaaaagGAATTCCCtgtgtaaaagggaattttataaagcttaacagtagctaatttttcctgcttaatttcgctatttacatatattttagcttctgaaatatccagcaaaagcatttgtgtcattttatattcacgcctatgcatttggtgtgagttaagaattataaagaaaagaattatgggccccatcaggttgaagataaacaatccaagACTTTCCCAGGGCCGTTATATGTTTCTTGCCACCCCCATGACTCTTTGTGCCTaaattacttgttgtaaaactgcggctatctgcaatagccactcccatgactcatgctcaagaaatgctcgctgtaaaactgttaaaagtgcttgttgtaaaactgctcttatctgctttttgcaaaacagcacctgtgacccatgctcgacccccacccccctcatcttaccccttaaaaacttttacaaactcaagctcggggctctctgttcctgggtgttcagtgagccccacacatgtgtggaaaataaaccccttgcgtgttgcatgagagaacgtctcttggagtcctcctttgcgtggcaaaactctcgaattcttacaccTGAAAACATATCTCcttaacatacacacacacacacacatacgtttCCAGAGACTGTGGGGAAGACCCAGAGCAATAAGTGAAAAAACTCAGTAATGTTGAAAATATTCTGGGAAGTGGAGGCTTGCATTTGCTGTCAGGTTCCTGTTGTGGCAAACCACTTCTAATGTCTTTGGATGCAGAAATGAAGTATGAATTGAGAGTTGATGGTTATGGCTTTGAGGAGTTAATTGTTCTGTATAATAATGCAAAAATGGTCTCTGTAGAGGGCAGACTTTCTCTTCTGCTCCTTATTttcaggaaaatagagaaaactaaTTCTACTCAATATCAAGAGAGTATTGCTTGTCCTTGGGAGTTGTATGCGTACAATTGGGACTGCTCAAGCAACCATAAACTGCTACCTTGCTTGTGAGGTCCCATATTCCTTTAGTGTGAAAAACCCAGACAGTTTAGCTCATGGTGTCCCAGAAATGATGGTgatactgataaaaaaaaaatggggagttCTCTGCATGATGGGCTCAAATAACCAACTCTGGAGACACCaggctttcaaagagagaaagagtttattgctaagtgcaaagcaggagatcagatggtctaTCAACCTAAAAAATGTCTCTCCGAATGGTAAGGCTCTGATAGTTCTATAATATCAacagatgggcaggttttaggataatgagtacagtggctCGAGATGACAgagttagagatgatctaattattgagcatgcgcagattgattacatgcttagtcacagaacacaAGTAAGAAAATCTGGATTTGAGACAGAGGCTCTTTCTACTGTTTTAtctctctttccccctctttttcatgccttcacacacacacttccATCGTCTGAAATGAATTCTAGGTCGAGTATAATGTTAACCCCATGTGCCAACCCCTGTGTACTGCTATAACTctaaagaaaagtttttaaaaaacactctgcaagatatttataaaaggaagagatatatttttatttaagcacCGTAtctttccataaaaaaaaaaaaatggagacttaTTTCTGGAGACTCCAGAATTTCCTTTGGAAGGATCCCCTAAGTCAAAAGAAAGTCTGACGCAGCCTCATAAAAATCTGTATTAATCCGTGCTGAGTCACAAAGAAGTCACTGAAAAGACAGGGTTAAAAGCACGAGTGAGCTGCAAACCATATATGGAGAAACCCGTATCTTCAAACTTGTATGAACTCAAGTTCTGTTTCCCTTTCTCAGAACTGAAGTCAGCTGTGCTTTCAAACTGCTGCCTGCTGAGCTGagctttcagcctgcagaacctGACACTGGTTGCGGATTGCAGCCCCCTGGGACTCAGGCTGAGCCTGGCTGAGCATGTGGGTCACCTGCGCCATGGGAGCCTGGATGATTTCTCTAGTCTCCAGTTACACATCAGATACGTTGCCGGATATTGAAAACGAGGATTTCATCAACGACTGTGTTCGAAATCATAACAAGTATCGATCAGAGGTTAATCCAACAGCCAGTGATATGCTTTACATGGTAAGATATCAGTATTTGTGGCGGAGTAAAAAATTACTAATGTGTGTTGATTTGGGGAGATAACTCCTTGGGAATTCTGAATGACTTTATCTTTGTGATTAATGTGTGCAATAAATTTGCAATCTATGATCAAAACGCAACCAGCTAAGCCCTGTTTGCTCATCTATTGTCACAGCAAGCCCCATAAACatgttttacttctctttttggAAACTTCATTTCCTCTGGTCAACGGCTGACTTTATgtctctttttcttaaattttctttactgttaatttttgtaaagattattttttttctctgaatttactTATTTTGATTGCTGACAGAGTTTTGGCTTTCTCAGGAAGGCAGCACAGCATTCTGAAAAGATTAGGACTTGTATTCAATCGGGTTTGTGTTTGAAACTCAGCTCTGTGGTTTTGAGCTGGTTTTTAACTTTTCTAAGCTTCCTGGACAAGGGCTGTTGTGGTGACTAAAGTATACAAAATATGCAGAATACAGCCCACAGTATTTTGCACATAATAGGCCTTCAGTGAGATGTTGGTCATTTTGCCTCACTTAGATTCTAAATTCCACGAAATCAGATTGCCCTATTTCCTCCCAGTCCCAGGCAGTAACTTGAAGAACAGATTTATATATAGGACTCCTGCATAGTGAATTCCTTATTCTTATCAGCACACCTTGTTTTCCATTCAAATTCCCACTCTGTTCACCCGTTACATTGTTGACTAACAGGTTCCGTTCTTGAACCCCTTAttgtttaacatttatttttgcaGACTTGGGACCCAGCATTAGCTCAAATTGCAAAAACGTGGGCACAAAATTGTCAATTTGCACATAACACACAGCTGAAGCCCCCCTACAGGTTGCACCCAAACTTCACTTCACTGGGGGAAAATATCTGGACCGGATCTGTCTCCTACTTCTCTGTGCCTTCAGCTATCAAGGACTGGCACGATGAAGTCCACGGCTATGACTTTAAGACTAGGAGGTGCCAACATGTATGTCAACATTATACTCAGGTAAGTATCTTTCATGAGTgaagaaaaaactggaatattgTATTAAGAAAATAGGGAGTAAGCTAGGGCACTTGCAAATACGAAGGAGAAGTTGTTGCAggcttccttaaaaaaaaaaaaagaaagaaagaaagaaagaaaaagaacagactcCAGTACCCTAGCGGGACAGTGATTGAAGAGTCTATTCAAGGGGGCATAGGTAAGATTGAGGTCCACCAATGGAGAACAGCTTAGCAACTCTGATCAGCATGCTGTCTTTACCTGggactttgtttcattttcaagCAGTCAAAAGACccttaataaataaatgggtgtCCAGATTCCATCTGGTCTGAGTCATCAATGAAATTTGAGGAAGTAGCTTTGAGTTGATGCGTCCACAACCTCTCATTCTTTCAAACATCCACTGAGAATCTACCAGTGGGCGGGTGCTGTGCCACACAAGGAGGAAAaaccctgtccccaccccaatGGGAAAGCAACATATAAACTTATCTGAACCATCGTGTGCTTGTTCTGCTCCCCAAATTCATCATATTCATCCCAATAGCCATAGTTGGAGCCTCCCACTGACCTTTTTCACTCAAGTTGGTTTGGACCCCTTACCCTAACTCAAATTTGCAAGTTAGTGGAAATAAATCCCTAGTCATCTTCTTAATATGCTGCCTTTCTATCCtggccacattttgcttatttacCTTTATTTCCTGGTAGTCCGTTGTCACaccaagaacaacaacaaaaaactgaacCTAGGTTTGACAAGTTTCAGCTTACAAAAGTCTGTTGAAATGAGAGCTGAAGACAAAAACATTCCTAACTAAATTGGAACCTTTGGGGATTTTAAAGGGCAAAATTTTGTTAGAAAAACTCATTCCAGCTCAGCCTTATAAAGACTCTGATCTCACTGGTGTTGTTATAGACACAAACAAGTTTGACACAGATATATGCAATTATTACGATGATAGGGACGGAACAGATTTCATTGTAATTTCCAACTTGAAGATCATTATAAGCAATAAGGGCTATCAATTTATCAATAGCATTGGTCTCTTCCTTGAAAATGTGATTAAAGTTTTTTCCTAAACTTATCCCATAAGCCAACAGTTTTGGTTTATGATTAGAGATACATttaacaacaatgacaaaaaaatccTTTGAATTCCCATAAGTCACAAAGGGAAAGAAAGTTAAGTCCAGATGCCCACAGCAGGTACTTGCTTCTATTACCCAGCATGGTATTTAAGTCTCCAGAGGTCACGGAGTGCTGACTTTGATTTATTCAGCCAGTAGTTAAGCCTCGACTCTACACCAGGCACTCTCTAAGGCACTGGTTATGTGGCTTTGTCTGGATTACTAGAAAACAGAGCCTGAGACAATAGCTTATGTGCTATTACTTTATCGAGGAGTAGAATTCCAAGGAGAGTGTGGGGAAATAGAGGCTGAGGCTGGGAAGGAGGGATAGAGCTGGGAATGGTCACTGACTGGACCTTTTGGGAGAAACAGATATGTAAATAGATCAAATGACATGGTAAATGCGTTTCCAAGAAACTAACAAAATGCCATGTTAGCAAAAAGGACAGAGCAATTAATTCAGCCAAAGGAAGGTGCATGTCTTCACACAGCAAGGAGACCTATGAATTGGTTCTTGAAAACTGAGTGGGAGtgtcaaatgaaaagaaaagggaagagaattttAGGCCAAGTTAACAAAGGGTGCAAGATATACAATGTAGACAAAGGAGGCTTCAGATGAATGGCAAGTAGCTCAGCATGTGAAATGAGATCAGAAGACTGTCAAATGGACAACAGATTCCTAAACCATGTTCATACATACAAACTAAAACGTTCCATGTCCATATTTCCAGTGGAGTCAAAATAAGAAGAAACTAGATTTTGTATCACATGGGCCTGAGATTTTAGAGATGGCCTGCCAGAAATTAAGTGCACTTATTGAAAAATGTTCCCTTACGTCCAGGGACAAAAAGGAGAACTAGTATTTTGTAGAAGAGAAGATCCATTTTCTAAAATCTGGATCCCTTGCACATAGATATTAGAGCCCAAATTTAGTGATTCTGATCTTTTCTCTAAACGGCCATTGCATTCTATACCAGGGACCCCGTGGGTCCGGGAAGATGCAGCAGCCAAAAGAAGTGAGTGTGGCGCTTAGCTCTTCATgtttaaaatctcatttaatcctcaccatagGCCTGTAAGGAAAATGCTATTATCCATAGTAAACAGGCCCAAAGAGGCTCTTTTTCCAATGTTATTTAGCTGGCAAGCAGAAGAGTTGGGATTCGGATAATAGAGAtgtttaattattaaataatgtaATGTATATAAAGTACTAGTATTTAGTAGGCATTGAACAAAGGTTAATTCTCTTCCTTGAGCCAGTTTCCCAGAAATTATATTGAAAGAATGCCCTAATAGCTTGATTACAGATTCCATGTTTCCATCCTTGCAATAAATTTTGTTGGGGGATTCAAGACTACTCATTGCTATTTTAAATTCGTTCTGGAAAGTCATCTCAAGTGAGTATTGAATACTCACCCTTACCCTCATTCCCTATTAAAAAGCAAGCTATTTCCATTTTGATTGATTATTGGTGGTTGTACCATGTAAAGGCAATTGATTCAGATCCATTTTCACCTCCTAAAAGTATGATATTGCTTGATATGTTAATTCAGACATTAGCTCTGACTTCATGGGGGACAAACTTGCAATGAGGAAAATGTTGGGGTATGAATATGACaagttaataaaattaaagattttgttGCTGACCATTCAGCTTTGTTAAGTCTGGGAATCATTTCACTAAAATGGCCTGGAAGAGCCGATCATTTGTGTTTGGTAGTGCTACTCCGTTCCACTAGATGGCAATATtgatcttatttttgtttttattccattcctCCCAGCCCCACATTTTGTGTTCTTTTCATATTCACAGAAGCAATGGAAGTGTGACATGTTTCACAATTTCTCTGGCCAGTTTTATATATGTTGTAATGCTACCACATTCCTGATAATAAACCACATGGTCTTATACAGACAATTTAAAGGGGTTAGAAGACATCAACAAAAAGGAAGAAACGTGCCCCCGGGTTCTCCAGTTGCAATGCCCTTGTTAGAAAGGTTTAAAGTCACTCCTGGTTCTGGAGGACTTgctaaaaggaagaaacagacttACAACATCTTACTTAGGGCCTGCACTGTCCTCACTAAACTTTGTGGTCAGGCAGAATTAGGTTCTAATCTCTCATGTATAAAAGTAGGGCCGATAGCACCTATTTATTCAACTGCAAGGTGAATAATGTTGTATTCATGATGTTGTATGTGAAGTGCTTAAACCATTATCTGGCACTATGCAAATTCTCAATAAGTAGTAGCTCTTATTTTTTATAGTTATGTTTTCTGTTTActatattaaaatgcatttagggtgggccacggtggctcagcaggcagagttctcacctgccatgcccgagacccgggttcagttcccaatactgcccatgcaaaagaaaaaaaaatgcatttaaaaaaatacaacaaatagtggtaagaaaataaaatatgaaaactaaaaGCTAACATTTGCTGAGAGCTTGCAATATTCTGGAAGCTCTGTAAGGCACTTTATTATTAGTTcatttaaaacttcaaaataagCCTAAGAAATTGGTAGTTATTTTTCTCATGTAATAGATGAAGAAGCTCATGCCAAAGTCACACAATTAGTGGCAGAGGTAGAATATGAACTCAAACTTTCTGAGCCCACACAAGTTGATCCCAGAATCCTAAAGTTACtgaagctaaaagaaaccaaGTCAAATAAACTGTGCTACTACATTCATGCAATAAAATATTGCACAGCAATGCGAAGGAATAACTACTAATGAATACAACAACAGgaatgaatctcaaatgcattatgctaagtaaaagaagccagattcAAAAAGCCTCCTCTAAATGGATTCATTGTGAACATTGTAAAACACTGAACAAGCTACATCTGTAAGGACAGAAAACTGAGCAGTGATTGCCAGGGTCCAGGGGATAGAACCAGGGGTTGATCACAGATGGGCACAAGGGAATTTTGgagggtgatagaaatgttctgcaTCTTGTTCTTTATTTAGAATGAGGTGGTGGTTGCACAGCTGTACGATTTTGTTAAAGTTCATAGAACTTTACACCTCAAAAAGGTGAATTTTACTCTCTCcagaaataattaatataaattaataaacctGATCTCTGACCGCCAGATGGTTATATCCAACAACCCAATCAGTCTTCACTCAGATGTCTAAAAGGCGTCTCAGAATTCACAGGTCCTGACAGATCCCTTGCCCATGTTCCCACTTACCTTCCTTTTCCCTTAGTTTTCCTCCCCTCAATAAATATTGCTCTGGTCAAAAACCTGAgtcattattcatttttcttttccccccttacccacctcccaacccccaccctcACTCCCGCAAATAGCAAATCCTTTCAGCTTCACCTCTAGACTATATTTCGATTCTGATCAATTCTCAGGAACTCCACTGCCATCACCCAAATGTAAGTCACCATGTTCTCTTTTTCATACCATTGAAACCGCCTCCAAagtttcctccctctttcttcgCTTGCCCTTCTCAGTTCACTTACCTTATAACCAAAGCGGTCTTTCAAAAATGTGTGAAAAAGAGCATATCATCCACTTACCTGCAAGATCCTCCATGCTCTGTCCCTGCCTCCGACTTCATTGCTTACAACTCACCCCCATGCGTTCAATCCCAGCTCTATAATCAGCCTGATCTTCTATTACTCTAACATGCCAAGCAAAGTCCCTCTTAGAGACTGCGTTTGGTGTTGCATCATTCTGGTCTCTTAAAAGTTCATCCTGGGTGCTGCCTCTTCATCATTCAGGTCTCAGCTCCAATGCCTGCTCTCAGAGAGGTCTTTTCTCAACACCCAAGTTCCAGTAGACCCCTCTTCCCTTCAGTCCCTGTCCATTGTGTTaccctgttttatttcttcatttgttatttatatgtatatttcacaaacacacacacacaccaataatAGTAACTACAGGTCTTTTCCCACTGAATTCTGAACACCTAGAACTTCCCTGGTGGTGAGTGTTCTAACTGGCTTGAGCGAATAGCAGTGTACCTCCCCATGTTTATGCAGGCCTAATCATACTCAAGTGTATATATTGTGTACATATTATTGTCTCTCTGTAAAAAAATCCTTATTTTCTTTCAGGTTGTTTGGGCAAATAGTTACAAAGTTGGCTGTGCAGTACAATTTTGCCCTACAGTTTCCCATATTTCCAGTGCAGCACATTTCATATGCAACTACGGACCAGCGTAAGTGCCTCAAAAAGATCGACCTCTTAAAAAAATCCTATTATAGAAACATTTCTCTAAATTATATGAAATCTGGATAATAAgggaaaaggtaaagaaaaaaattaatatca from Tamandua tetradactyla isolate mTamTet1 chromosome 7, mTamTet1.pri, whole genome shotgun sequence includes:
- the GLIPR1 gene encoding glioma pathogenesis-related protein 1 gives rise to the protein MWVTCAMGAWMISLVSSYTSDTLPDIENEDFINDCVRNHNKYRSEVNPTASDMLYMTWDPALAQIAKTWAQNCQFAHNTQLKPPYRLHPNFTSLGENIWTGSVSYFSVPSAIKDWHDEVHGYDFKTRRCQHVCQHYTQVVWANSYKVGCAVQFCPTVSHISSAAHFICNYGPAGNYPTWPYKRGATCSACPQNDNCLDRLCVNPQRDKVTRYYSLQYPGWPISLRNRYASLFFIICPLILLLIAIIIILIKHKYPHLIIWK